In one Bacillus thuringiensis genomic region, the following are encoded:
- a CDS encoding MbtH family protein: MTNPFENDNYTYKVLINEEGQYSLWPAFLDVPIGWNVVYEEASRQSCLEYVEYNWKDLNPQGNQVREKTLVGKR; the protein is encoded by the coding sequence ATGACGAATCCATTTGAAAATGATAATTACACATATAAAGTATTAATAAATGAGGAGGGCCAGTATTCTCTCTGGCCTGCTTTTCTCGATGTACCTATTGGCTGGAATGTCGTATATGAAGAAGCTAGTAGGCAGAGTTGCTTAGAATATGTTGAATATAACTGGAAAGATTTGAATCCACAAGGTAATCAAGTTCGCGAAAAAACATTAGTAGGAAAACGATAA